The Mytilus edulis chromosome 12, xbMytEdul2.2, whole genome shotgun sequence genome contains a region encoding:
- the LOC139497113 gene encoding clumping factor A-like, producing MKFVITYFGILLVAVTVTAKPVIIDNGGLTASDSSISDDFENFSDSTELDNRKKRAVNNKNDDIEDDDNVTEDKKADAYKIGDKVDDKEDVEKDASNDVADNGDEGDDNVNGEDDEGDDGVDGNEGDDDADADDVDVDDDDDVDDDDEEEIDGDEGDDDDNEDEVDDDVNGDADEIDGDGDEDEIGGDGGDDDLFSDEGDDDVIGDEGDDDGNDGHFSDEDISDLSDIDIPDIGDADNEIIDEDFPDFIDSDLSDIGNDIDDAIDDNDIFTGI from the coding sequence ATGAAATTTGTCATCACATATTTTGGTATATTGCTTGTTGCCGTAACAGTTACTGCAAAACCTGTTATAATAGACAATGGTGGACTTACTGCCTCTGACAGTTCGATAAGcgatgattttgaaaattttagtgattcaACTGAGTTAGATAACCGAAAGAAAAGAGCTGTTAACAACAAAAACGATGATATTGAGGATGATGATAATGTAACTGAGGACAAAAAAGCCGACGCTTATAAAATCGGCGACAAAGTTGATGATAAAGAGGATGTTGAGAAAGACGCAAGCAATGATGTTGCCGACAATGGTGATGAAGGGGACGATAATGTCAATGGTGAGGACGATGAAGGTGACGACGGCGTCGATGGCAATGAAGGGGACGACGATGCTGATGCAGATGACGTCGATgtcgatgatgatgatgatgttgatgatgatgatgaagaaGAGATCGATGGCGATGAAGGTGACGACGATGACAATGAAGACGAAGTTGACGACGATGTCAATGGTGATGCAGATGAAATTGATGGCGATGGAGATGAAGATGAGATCGGTGGCGATGGAGGGGACGACGACTTATTTAGCGATGAAGGAGACGACGACGTAATTGGCGATGAAGGCGACGACGATGGTAATGATGGTCATTTTAGCGACGAGGACATTTCAGACTTAAGTGATATTGATATTCCTGACATCGGCGACGCCGATAATGAAATAATCGATGAAGATTTTCCAGATTTTATTGACAGTGATTTATCTGATATTGGCAACGACATAGATGATGCAATTGATGATAATGATATATTTACCGGTATCTAG